One window of the Microvirga mediterraneensis genome contains the following:
- the phnD gene encoding phosphonate ABC transporter substrate-binding protein, which produces MNAMLRWAATVSLACTMSTAALAQEVINFGIISTESQQNLKTSWEPLLADLKKKTGLEVKPFFASDYAGVIEGMRFGKVQLAWYGNKSAMEAVDRANGEVFVQSVPVGGEPGYWSVVIVPKDSPIKSIDDVLKCDKSLNFGLGDPNSTSGYLVPMTFVFSAKGIDPKACFKNVTNANHETNAMAVANKQVDAAANNTENMALVQKNQPKAFENIREVWRSPLIPSDPIVWRKDLPEAQKAKIREFFLTYGTDKSTGDVAAEKNVLAGLKWAPFRASSDRQLLPIRIMELTKSIGQIEADASLAADAKKAKLDQLKAQKAKYEAELAAAG; this is translated from the coding sequence ATGAACGCGATGCTCAGATGGGCAGCGACGGTGTCGCTCGCCTGCACGATGTCCACGGCCGCCCTGGCCCAGGAGGTGATCAACTTCGGCATCATCTCGACGGAGTCCCAGCAGAACCTGAAGACCAGCTGGGAGCCTCTGCTCGCCGACCTGAAGAAGAAGACCGGCCTCGAAGTGAAGCCGTTCTTTGCCTCCGACTATGCCGGCGTCATCGAAGGCATGCGCTTCGGCAAGGTGCAGTTGGCCTGGTACGGCAACAAATCCGCCATGGAAGCTGTGGATCGCGCCAACGGCGAAGTCTTCGTGCAGAGCGTGCCGGTCGGCGGCGAACCTGGCTACTGGTCGGTCGTGATCGTCCCCAAGGATTCGCCGATCAAGTCGATCGACGATGTCCTGAAGTGCGACAAGTCCCTCAACTTCGGTCTCGGCGACCCGAACTCGACCTCCGGCTATCTTGTCCCGATGACTTTCGTATTCAGCGCCAAGGGCATCGACCCGAAGGCCTGCTTCAAGAACGTCACCAATGCCAACCACGAGACCAACGCGATGGCGGTTGCCAACAAGCAGGTCGACGCAGCCGCCAACAACACCGAAAACATGGCGTTGGTTCAGAAGAACCAGCCCAAGGCATTTGAGAACATCCGCGAGGTCTGGCGTTCGCCCCTGATCCCCTCCGACCCGATCGTGTGGCGTAAGGATCTCCCGGAAGCTCAGAAGGCCAAGATCCGCGAGTTCTTCCTCACCTACGGCACCGACAAGTCGACGGGCGACGTCGCCGCCGAGAAGAACGTGCTGGCCGGCCTGAAGTGGGCTCCGTTCCGCGCCTCTTCCGACAGGCAGCTGCTGCCGATCCGCATCATGGAGCTCACCAAGTCGATTGGCCAGATCGAAGCCGACGCTTCGCTCGCTGCCGATGCAAAGAAGGCGAAGCTCGACCAGTTGAAGGCGCAGAAGGCCAAGTACGAGGCCGAACTGGCCGCCGCCGGCTGA
- the phnE gene encoding phosphonate ABC transporter, permease protein PhnE, which produces MDQTASTSSTAAFKLGKAFGDRANPSPKAGREPGGLRNLFLLALLVAALSWSWGPAEISRWTYLFTDSGNMAEYASGFLRPNFNDWRHYLEEMMVTIQIAIWGTFLAVVFSIPFGIMSARNMAPWWVLQPVRRVMDLFRAIHEVVFAVLFVVAVGLGPFAGVMALFIHTTGILAKLFSEAVEAIDPRPVEAIRTTGASRVQQVIYGVIPQVLPLWISYSLYRLESNVRSATVLGIIGAGGIGQVLFESVRAFYYPEASAILIIVMVTVTIMDLISQLLRRLVI; this is translated from the coding sequence ATGGACCAGACAGCATCGACTTCCAGTACTGCGGCTTTCAAGCTTGGAAAAGCCTTCGGGGATCGCGCCAATCCATCTCCGAAAGCCGGGCGCGAACCTGGCGGTCTGCGCAATCTGTTTCTGCTGGCTCTGCTCGTGGCTGCGCTCTCCTGGAGTTGGGGGCCGGCGGAAATAAGCCGGTGGACCTATCTTTTTACCGATTCCGGGAACATGGCCGAATACGCGTCCGGGTTCCTGCGGCCCAACTTCAATGACTGGCGCCATTATCTCGAGGAGATGATGGTCACGATCCAGATTGCGATATGGGGAACGTTCCTCGCCGTGGTCTTCTCGATCCCCTTCGGGATCATGTCGGCGCGCAACATGGCTCCCTGGTGGGTCCTGCAGCCGGTCCGGCGGGTCATGGATCTCTTCCGGGCCATTCATGAGGTCGTATTCGCGGTCCTGTTCGTCGTGGCAGTCGGTCTCGGCCCCTTCGCCGGCGTCATGGCCTTGTTCATTCACACGACGGGCATTCTCGCAAAGCTGTTTTCCGAAGCCGTCGAGGCGATCGATCCTCGCCCCGTGGAGGCCATCCGCACGACGGGCGCTTCGCGGGTCCAACAGGTGATCTACGGCGTGATCCCGCAGGTCCTGCCCCTCTGGATATCGTATTCGCTCTACCGCCTTGAGTCGAACGTCCGGTCGGCCACCGTTCTCGGCATCATCGGTGCCGGCGGCATCGGCCAGGTGCTCTTCGAGTCGGTCCGCGCCTTCTACTATCCCGAGGCTTCCGCGATCCTGATCATCGTCATGGTCACGGTCACGATCATGGATTTGATCTCGCAGCTTCTCCGCAGACTGGTGATCTGA
- a CDS encoding ABC transporter ATP-binding protein — MTMFAKSHLPQTMRPDDPVFEVKNLGIAYGRDAASIQVVHDVSLSVGRGEALGVVGESGCGKSQTMLAALGLLPRGGRITSGQVLLEGRNLVDLSPREMRAVRGGGIALISQDALTSLNPAMTIGTQMAEPMIHYGGMSRTAARSRCIELLDLVGIPGAATRLASYPHELSGGMRQRALIAMAISVNPKVLIADEPTTALDVTTQSQILRLIDSLRKELGMALVLITHDLGVVAGVADRVAVLYAGRVVETASTETLFASPRHPYTKALLDTISQLEDEVSERLGPIPGLPPDPRSPVQGCPFNPRCDYVRDLCRTDLPALADGMEGVLHPVRCHVDPFAGPALTIASGGAR; from the coding sequence ATGACGATGTTCGCCAAATCACACCTGCCGCAGACGATGCGTCCCGACGACCCGGTTTTCGAGGTCAAGAACCTGGGCATCGCCTATGGTCGCGATGCGGCATCGATCCAGGTCGTCCATGACGTATCCCTGTCCGTCGGGCGCGGCGAGGCTCTGGGAGTCGTCGGCGAGTCGGGATGCGGCAAAAGCCAGACGATGCTTGCGGCTCTCGGTCTCCTGCCCCGCGGCGGACGCATCACCTCCGGCCAGGTCCTGCTGGAAGGGCGTAACCTGGTCGACCTTTCCCCTCGTGAGATGCGGGCGGTTCGCGGAGGCGGCATTGCCCTGATCTCCCAGGATGCCCTCACGTCCCTGAACCCCGCGATGACCATCGGCACGCAAATGGCGGAACCGATGATTCATTATGGCGGAATGTCCCGGACTGCAGCCCGGAGCCGCTGTATCGAGCTCCTGGATCTTGTCGGTATCCCTGGCGCAGCCACCCGGCTTGCGAGCTATCCTCATGAGCTCTCAGGCGGCATGCGGCAGCGTGCGCTCATTGCAATGGCGATCAGCGTCAATCCCAAGGTCCTCATTGCCGACGAGCCGACAACGGCCCTCGACGTAACCACCCAGTCCCAGATCCTGCGCCTGATCGACTCGCTGCGCAAGGAGCTGGGAATGGCGCTCGTCCTGATTACTCACGATCTTGGGGTGGTCGCCGGGGTCGCGGATCGCGTCGCCGTGCTCTATGCCGGCCGCGTCGTCGAGACCGCCTCGACGGAAACGCTCTTCGCAAGCCCTCGACACCCCTACACGAAGGCACTTCTCGACACGATCTCGCAGCTTGAGGATGAAGTCTCGGAACGATTGGGCCCGATCCCAGGTCTCCCGCCCGATCCGCGAAGCCCCGTCCAAGGATGTCCGTTCAATCCACGCTGCGACTATGTTCGCGACCTGTGCCGGACCGATCTGCCAGCTCTCGCGGACGGCATGGAGGGAGTGCTCCACCCAGTGCGGTGTCATGTCGATCCGTTTGCCGGGCCCGCTCTCACGATTGCCAGTGGAGGAGCACGATGA
- the phnN gene encoding phosphonate metabolism protein/1,5-bisphosphokinase (PRPP-forming) PhnN — translation MREGLFVAIVGPSGAGKDTLLRAVADDVYDHPGIIFVRRVITRLSDGITEDHDTMTPEEFEAGRAAGLFCLSWRAHGLSYGLPRSALNDVNQGNTVVANVSRTALAEAVRTFDRVAVVEITADPEILIERIIARGRESADEARARIARSVSLQVPHAACFHARIDNSGPIAVAKERLIGILRPSSE, via the coding sequence TTGCGTGAAGGATTGTTCGTCGCGATCGTCGGCCCCAGTGGGGCAGGCAAGGACACGCTCCTCAGAGCCGTTGCGGATGACGTGTACGATCATCCGGGTATCATCTTCGTGCGTCGGGTCATTACTCGTTTGTCAGACGGCATTACGGAAGACCATGATACGATGACGCCTGAGGAGTTCGAAGCGGGACGTGCTGCCGGCCTGTTCTGCTTGAGTTGGCGCGCGCATGGCCTCTCCTATGGGCTGCCGCGATCAGCCCTCAATGATGTGAACCAAGGCAATACGGTCGTCGCCAATGTATCCCGTACCGCTCTTGCCGAGGCAGTGCGAACTTTCGATCGGGTCGCTGTCGTCGAAATCACAGCCGATCCGGAAATCCTGATCGAACGTATCATCGCGCGTGGGCGTGAGAGTGCAGACGAAGCGAGGGCGCGCATCGCGCGGTCGGTTTCCCTCCAGGTCCCGCATGCGGCATGCTTCCACGCGCGGATCGACAACTCTGGTCCAATCGCTGTCGCGAAGGAACGATTGATCGGGATCCTGAGGCCGTCATCAGAGTGA
- a CDS encoding ABC transporter permease: MTAITQATPVPNRAASALLKRVLSNAALTVGLAIIAIIIVLALFANWIAPFDPLHVDPLARYQRPFSGWHILGTDELGRDILSRLIYGARFALLVAILPTVIALLIGGAIGLSAGYIGGAWDSVVMRVFDVMFAFPGILLALGISAALGPGLGSMIIAMVVVTIPAFGRIVRGVVLGLKEELYVEAARTLGYSHTRIALRHILPNVLGPAVVYGTLQTGRNVILSASLSFLGLGPQPPTPEWGQMLSSGRTAIATAAHVATIPGLAIVFLAVGFNLIGDAARDMLDPRFNKDRS; this comes from the coding sequence ATGACCGCGATCACGCAAGCAACTCCAGTCCCGAACCGCGCCGCCAGCGCGCTCTTGAAGCGCGTGTTGTCGAATGCCGCCCTGACTGTCGGTCTCGCCATCATTGCCATCATCATCGTTCTCGCCCTCTTTGCCAATTGGATCGCGCCATTCGATCCCCTCCATGTGGATCCGTTGGCGCGATACCAGCGTCCCTTCTCCGGGTGGCATATCCTGGGGACGGACGAGCTTGGTCGGGATATTCTCAGCCGCCTGATCTACGGCGCGCGCTTCGCGCTGCTTGTCGCTATCCTTCCAACCGTGATCGCTCTTCTGATCGGCGGCGCGATCGGGCTTTCCGCCGGTTATATCGGCGGAGCCTGGGATAGCGTGGTCATGCGCGTCTTCGACGTGATGTTTGCCTTTCCCGGCATTCTTCTCGCACTGGGGATCAGCGCTGCTCTCGGCCCTGGCCTCGGCTCGATGATCATTGCAATGGTCGTTGTCACGATTCCCGCCTTTGGGCGCATTGTCCGTGGCGTGGTGCTGGGGCTCAAGGAGGAGCTCTACGTCGAAGCGGCCCGCACACTCGGCTACAGTCATACGCGCATCGCCCTGCGCCACATCCTGCCCAACGTCCTCGGGCCGGCCGTCGTGTATGGAACGCTGCAAACCGGGCGCAACGTGATCCTCTCCGCCAGCTTGAGCTTTCTCGGTCTCGGCCCGCAGCCGCCGACGCCGGAATGGGGACAGATGCTCTCCAGCGGAAGAACCGCGATCGCGACGGCCGCGCATGTGGCGACAATCCCCGGTCTGGCGATCGTCTTCCTCGCCGTTGGCTTCAACCTGATCGGCGACGCGGCGCGGGACATGCTCGATCCCCGATTCAACAAGGATCGGAGCTGA
- a CDS encoding maleate cis-trans isomerase family protein has product MMLGWRARIGQMRPATAIEGAEEWRSVAPVGVAFADARTIVPRVDDEGLKVMMSQVLEAARQLATAKVDLIVQCGAPGTFLRGPGHDEEVCAQIRDTTGIPAITMMGAQMDALKALGAKTVAVATIYSDEVNRKMANYMEAYGFSVKSMIGLQITDPFEASVHDADSAYRLGKQALKEAGQADAILISCGTYRTFATLPYLEMDTRTPVVSSNQATLWRALRACGLPDQIPNLGKLWTVA; this is encoded by the coding sequence ATGATGCTGGGTTGGCGCGCACGGATCGGCCAGATGAGGCCTGCCACCGCAATCGAAGGTGCCGAGGAGTGGCGTAGCGTTGCGCCTGTGGGAGTCGCGTTCGCCGATGCGCGGACGATCGTGCCGCGCGTGGACGACGAAGGCCTGAAGGTCATGATGAGCCAGGTGCTCGAAGCCGCACGCCAGCTCGCGACCGCCAAGGTCGATCTGATCGTTCAATGCGGCGCGCCGGGAACCTTCCTGCGCGGACCCGGCCACGACGAAGAGGTATGCGCTCAAATCCGGGATACCACCGGCATCCCCGCCATCACCATGATGGGCGCCCAGATGGACGCCCTGAAGGCGCTCGGCGCCAAGACCGTGGCCGTCGCGACCATCTATTCCGATGAGGTCAACCGGAAGATGGCGAACTACATGGAGGCCTATGGTTTCTCCGTGAAATCGATGATCGGACTCCAGATCACGGATCCGTTCGAAGCCAGCGTTCACGATGCCGACAGTGCCTACAGGCTCGGCAAGCAGGCGCTCAAGGAGGCAGGCCAAGCCGACGCGATTCTCATCTCCTGCGGCACCTATCGCACCTTCGCGACGCTGCCTTACCTGGAGATGGATACGCGCACCCCGGTGGTGTCGAGCAACCAGGCGACGCTCTGGCGCGCCTTGCGGGCCTGCGGGCTGCCCGACCAAATTCCCAATCTCGGGAAGCTTTGGACCGTAGCCTGA
- a CDS encoding DUF1045 domain-containing protein gives MRAAIYFTPAKDDPLTMRAAEWLGRDAFDDRVARDRDQVMDALVSDPARYGFHATLKAPFRLADGRTLTDLDRELAELSQRMPAVPLGMLAITRLGRFFALTVQDTPPQLLEAEEAIRMAFESFRAPLSEQEVARRNPQGLSERQQMNLTRWGYPYVGHDFRFHMTLTNAIMDEDEAVHVESRLRSHFSPVLETPVVMDALALFVEPEPGAAFYVHSRHPLQSAILS, from the coding sequence ATGCGGGCAGCAATCTACTTCACTCCGGCCAAGGACGATCCGCTGACGATGCGGGCAGCCGAATGGCTCGGACGCGATGCCTTCGATGATCGTGTCGCTCGCGATCGGGATCAGGTGATGGATGCGCTCGTGTCCGATCCAGCACGCTATGGATTTCACGCGACGCTGAAGGCCCCATTCCGGCTTGCGGACGGCAGGACGCTCACCGATCTGGACCGGGAACTGGCCGAATTGTCGCAAAGGATGCCGGCTGTCCCGCTCGGAATGCTTGCGATCACACGACTTGGCCGCTTCTTCGCGCTCACGGTTCAGGACACGCCTCCGCAATTACTCGAAGCCGAGGAAGCCATCCGCATGGCCTTCGAATCATTCCGTGCTCCGCTGTCCGAACAGGAGGTGGCGCGGCGCAATCCACAAGGCCTGTCGGAGCGCCAGCAAATGAACCTGACGCGCTGGGGCTATCCGTATGTGGGGCACGACTTCCGATTCCACATGACGCTGACCAACGCGATTATGGACGAGGATGAGGCGGTTCACGTCGAGAGCCGCCTGCGCTCTCATTTCAGTCCCGTGCTCGAGACCCCTGTCGTCATGGACGCGCTTGCGCTCTTCGTCGAGCCGGAGCCGGGGGCAGCTTTCTATGTTCATTCGCGCCATCCGCTTCAAAGCGCCATCCTATCCTGA
- a CDS encoding ABC transporter substrate-binding protein, which yields MLNYLTARRTAAVLASALLLAPVGLSTSVSAAAIVIGSEGAVPPLDPHRMTGTPGLRVIDAIFDPLIREDLSKATEVAPELVGALAESWSVSPDGLTYTLKLRQGVTFHDGKPLDAAAVQLNFSRMMDKDSPVYDTRAGGNMTFLTRWIKSTSAVDASTFQIVLKEPFSGLPRLLSDRRASIVSPGAIEQNKGDQLGLRPVGTGPFTLQAFQQGQQLNLSRNASYWGHKPGIDQIIIRPVTDPTAMAIGMQTGQIDIIPSASSQQVAQLKVDPSLQVQYPEPANQYFVRLNTRSELTKNPLFRQALNHAVNRDSLAALLDGQVTPAMGPVPLGNELPRDRAANPYRYDPTKAKELLGAAGVTTPVVLKLLAPNSGPGFGQAAQIIALLQQDLKAVGIDLQPQFLEFATLVTTEGPGYKDDVQGSFNGWTTGADSTYWLERMFSGSQQPPSGVNRGWYSNPDVDNLFASARAETDESKRNDLYRQAADLIAKDAPWIFLYQDKLPRILRARVTGVVPARSVFFDYSRIGVR from the coding sequence ATGCTGAATTATCTGACTGCCCGCCGCACGGCGGCTGTTCTGGCGTCTGCGTTACTGTTGGCGCCTGTAGGGTTGTCCACCTCGGTCTCCGCAGCGGCGATCGTGATCGGATCCGAAGGCGCCGTGCCGCCGCTCGATCCCCACCGGATGACGGGCACGCCCGGTCTCAGGGTGATCGACGCCATCTTCGATCCGCTCATCCGCGAGGATCTCAGTAAGGCGACGGAAGTGGCGCCGGAACTGGTCGGAGCCCTCGCCGAGTCCTGGTCCGTATCCCCGGACGGCCTCACCTACACCCTGAAGCTTCGTCAGGGCGTCACCTTCCATGATGGAAAGCCGCTCGACGCGGCCGCGGTGCAGCTGAACTTCAGCCGCATGATGGACAAGGATTCGCCTGTATACGACACGCGTGCCGGCGGGAACATGACCTTCCTGACGCGATGGATCAAAAGCACCTCGGCGGTCGATGCATCGACATTTCAGATCGTTCTCAAGGAGCCGTTCTCCGGTCTGCCGCGCCTGTTGAGCGATCGCCGCGCCAGCATCGTCAGCCCGGGCGCGATCGAGCAGAACAAGGGCGATCAGCTCGGCCTTCGCCCCGTCGGCACGGGTCCGTTCACGCTTCAGGCCTTCCAGCAGGGACAACAGCTCAATCTGTCGCGCAATGCCTCTTACTGGGGTCACAAGCCCGGGATCGATCAGATCATCATCCGTCCGGTCACCGATCCGACCGCGATGGCGATCGGGATGCAGACGGGACAGATCGACATCATTCCGAGTGCGAGTTCGCAGCAGGTCGCTCAGCTGAAAGTCGATCCGAGCTTGCAGGTTCAATATCCCGAGCCCGCCAACCAATATTTCGTGCGCCTCAACACCCGGTCGGAACTGACGAAGAACCCGCTGTTCCGCCAAGCGCTCAATCATGCGGTCAACCGCGACAGCCTGGCAGCGCTGCTCGATGGCCAGGTCACCCCTGCGATGGGGCCCGTACCCCTCGGCAACGAGTTGCCACGCGACCGGGCGGCCAATCCGTACCGTTACGATCCGACGAAAGCGAAGGAGCTCCTGGGCGCAGCCGGAGTCACGACTCCGGTCGTCCTCAAGCTCCTGGCGCCGAACAGCGGACCGGGCTTCGGACAGGCGGCCCAGATCATCGCGTTGCTGCAGCAGGACCTGAAAGCCGTCGGCATCGACCTGCAGCCGCAGTTCCTGGAATTCGCAACCCTCGTAACCACCGAGGGCCCGGGCTACAAGGACGATGTGCAGGGTTCCTTCAACGGATGGACTACTGGCGCCGATAGCACCTATTGGCTGGAGCGCATGTTCAGTGGCTCGCAACAACCACCGAGCGGCGTGAATCGCGGGTGGTACAGCAACCCCGACGTCGACAATCTCTTCGCATCGGCACGGGCGGAAACCGACGAGTCCAAGCGGAACGATCTCTACCGCCAGGCCGCGGATCTGATTGCGAAGGATGCTCCCTGGATCTTCCTCTATCAGGACAAGCTTCCGCGCATTCTTCGTGCCCGTGTCACGGGTGTCGTTCCGGCCCGCTCCGTCTTCTTCGATTACTCGAGGATCGGGGTGCGCTGA
- a CDS encoding ABC transporter permease produces MVSFILNRALQIIPVIIGVTLATFLLAQIIPGDPADVLLGSMASEEARQQLRLALGLNEPIYVQYAIYLKNLLQGDLGQSFTFAQPVTQVIVERLFNTSLLAVAAILLASVAGVAAGTWAALKPGSLRDQGLSVVVLFFNSMPSFWLGLVLILTFGLHLRLLPVGGMQDATGSSGLGSLIAHMVLPTITLAAWSLAVIARMTRSAILDVINSDYIRTARSRGVSEARIVLRHALPNAMPSVITVIGMQMGFLLSGAVLTETVFSWPGIGLAMYQAISTRDIPLIQGGILVLAVAFVLINFAVDILYAYFNPKVKLA; encoded by the coding sequence ATGGTCTCGTTCATCCTCAATCGCGCGCTTCAGATCATCCCTGTGATCATCGGGGTAACCCTGGCGACCTTCCTGCTGGCGCAGATCATTCCCGGCGATCCGGCCGATGTCCTGCTCGGAAGCATGGCATCGGAGGAGGCAAGGCAGCAGCTGCGCCTCGCCCTGGGGCTGAATGAGCCGATCTATGTTCAGTACGCGATCTATCTGAAGAACCTCCTCCAGGGCGATCTGGGGCAGTCCTTCACTTTCGCGCAGCCCGTCACGCAGGTCATCGTCGAACGGCTGTTCAACACTTCTCTGCTGGCGGTCGCGGCCATCCTTCTCGCATCTGTGGCTGGTGTCGCTGCCGGCACCTGGGCCGCACTGAAGCCGGGATCCCTCAGGGACCAGGGATTGTCCGTCGTCGTACTGTTCTTCAACAGCATGCCCTCCTTCTGGCTCGGCCTCGTCCTCATCCTGACCTTCGGCCTCCATCTGCGTCTTCTTCCCGTCGGTGGAATGCAGGACGCGACCGGCAGCAGCGGCCTGGGAAGCCTGATCGCTCACATGGTGCTGCCAACCATCACGCTGGCCGCATGGTCGCTCGCCGTCATCGCCCGCATGACACGGTCGGCCATTCTCGACGTGATCAACAGCGACTACATCCGCACGGCTCGGAGCAGAGGCGTTAGTGAGGCCCGGATCGTACTGCGCCATGCGCTTCCGAACGCCATGCCTTCCGTGATCACGGTCATCGGCATGCAGATGGGCTTTCTCCTGAGCGGCGCAGTTCTGACGGAGACGGTCTTCTCCTGGCCTGGGATCGGCCTTGCCATGTACCAGGCCATATCGACGCGCGACATTCCCCTGATTCAAGGAGGCATCCTCGTTCTCGCCGTCGCCTTCGTCCTGATCAATTTCGCGGTCGACATCCTCTACGCCTACTTCAACCCGAAGGTAAAGCTGGCATGA
- a CDS encoding LysR family transcriptional regulator produces the protein MHKSPTASEANVPSQISYNVTIKHLRAFLNLAQHRSFTRAAIALHASQPSLTMTIQQLEDIVGCSLFDRTTRNVLLTPEGEDFLPVAERLIADFDLALENIRVAASARKGRVGIAVVHSVATRIIPRVLGGLLSEYPGLHVQLRDGNSADVRRRVRQNEVDFGFGSMDEEDTDLEFKPLFRDQMGLLARYDHPLIRSKKALKWADLNGYDFVGLASDTATGPIVRQIPSLPQSVHAPRFEVSTNTTLWALLESGIGVTTAPALSIDNKRNQTLRFRALNDPVAWRHVYVISRRGRILTPMAVEIMQRVRAEVASIAGDHQLIEIDGRPSP, from the coding sequence ATGCACAAGTCACCGACTGCGAGCGAAGCGAATGTGCCCTCGCAGATAAGCTACAATGTGACCATCAAGCACTTGCGGGCCTTTCTGAACCTTGCCCAGCACCGCAGCTTCACGCGGGCTGCCATCGCGCTTCATGCATCCCAACCGTCGTTGACGATGACCATCCAGCAACTGGAAGACATCGTGGGATGCAGCCTGTTCGACCGCACGACCCGCAATGTTCTGCTGACGCCAGAAGGAGAGGACTTTCTTCCCGTCGCGGAGCGCCTCATCGCTGACTTCGATCTTGCCCTTGAGAACATCCGCGTCGCGGCATCTGCGCGGAAGGGACGTGTTGGGATCGCTGTCGTCCATTCGGTTGCGACACGGATCATCCCGCGCGTTCTCGGCGGACTTCTGTCCGAATATCCCGGCCTTCACGTTCAGCTTCGCGACGGTAACTCGGCAGATGTCCGCCGCCGCGTGAGGCAGAACGAAGTCGACTTCGGATTCGGGAGTATGGACGAGGAAGACACGGATCTCGAATTCAAGCCTCTGTTTCGCGATCAGATGGGGCTTCTCGCGCGTTACGATCATCCGCTCATCAGGTCAAAGAAGGCTCTGAAATGGGCTGACCTGAACGGTTATGATTTCGTGGGCCTCGCATCGGACACGGCAACCGGGCCCATCGTTCGCCAGATCCCTTCGCTTCCTCAGTCCGTGCATGCTCCCCGGTTCGAGGTTTCGACGAATACGACATTGTGGGCGCTGCTTGAGAGCGGGATCGGCGTAACGACCGCTCCCGCGCTATCGATCGACAACAAGCGCAATCAGACTCTTCGGTTCCGGGCTCTCAACGATCCAGTCGCATGGCGTCACGTGTATGTTATTTCGAGGCGAGGGCGCATCCTGACGCCGATGGCGGTCGAAATCATGCAGCGCGTGAGAGCAGAGGTCGCCTCGATCGCCGGCGATCATCAACTCATCGAGATAGACGGTCGTCCATCTCCGTGA
- a CDS encoding alpha-D-ribose 1-methylphosphonate 5-triphosphate diphosphatase: protein MTQELVLTNARIVLADEIIEGTLKIRDGYIADISSGSSRAGEDCAGNVLIPGCVELHTDHLETHLQPRPKVRWNMDAALQAHDGQIATSGITTVFDALRVGLEGDTEFGSQEMSSMAGAIAAASADGRLRAEHFIHLRCEVSVPDVVDHFDELRGNERVRLASLMDHAPGQRQFVSLDAYRIYYQGKKKLSDTEFAAYSERRIAESAANSERNRRLLSERCRAAGISIASHDDATREHVEESVALGVALAEFPTTVEAATLSREAGLHVLMGAPNVVRGGSHSGNVSAIDLLHAGALDILSSDYVPFSLVQAAFLLAERADIGLPHAIRLISANPADAAGLSDRGRIEIGRRADLVRVQDDSGRPPRVCSVWREGARVA from the coding sequence ATGACCCAAGAACTCGTACTCACCAATGCACGCATCGTCCTTGCCGACGAGATCATCGAAGGCACGCTTAAGATCCGCGACGGCTATATTGCCGATATCTCGAGCGGCAGCTCCAGGGCCGGCGAGGACTGTGCCGGCAATGTGCTGATTCCGGGCTGCGTCGAGCTGCACACCGATCACCTCGAGACTCATTTGCAGCCGCGCCCGAAAGTGCGCTGGAACATGGATGCGGCACTTCAGGCACATGACGGACAGATTGCAACATCAGGCATAACGACGGTCTTCGACGCGCTGCGGGTCGGCTTGGAAGGTGACACCGAGTTCGGTTCGCAGGAGATGTCGTCCATGGCAGGTGCCATCGCGGCGGCAAGTGCGGACGGACGCCTGCGTGCAGAGCACTTCATCCACTTGCGCTGCGAGGTTTCGGTGCCGGATGTGGTGGACCACTTCGACGAGCTGCGAGGGAATGAGCGGGTTCGCCTGGCCTCGCTGATGGACCATGCGCCCGGCCAGAGGCAGTTCGTCAGTCTGGATGCCTATCGTATCTATTATCAGGGCAAGAAGAAGCTCAGCGATACCGAATTCGCCGCCTATAGCGAGCGGCGCATTGCTGAATCGGCCGCGAATTCCGAGCGCAACCGCCGGCTCCTTTCCGAGCGCTGCCGCGCTGCCGGAATTTCGATTGCCTCCCATGACGACGCAACGCGCGAGCATGTGGAAGAGAGCGTCGCGCTCGGGGTCGCTCTGGCAGAGTTCCCGACCACGGTCGAAGCCGCAACCCTGTCGCGGGAGGCAGGTCTGCACGTACTGATGGGCGCGCCGAACGTGGTACGGGGCGGCTCACATTCGGGCAATGTTTCGGCCATTGACCTGCTGCATGCCGGCGCGCTCGATATCCTGTCCTCGGATTACGTTCCGTTCAGCCTCGTCCAAGCGGCCTTTCTCCTCGCCGAGCGAGCCGATATCGGCCTGCCCCACGCCATACGCCTGATCTCGGCGAATCCGGCCGATGCCGCGGGCCTGTCTGATCGCGGACGTATCGAAATCGGGCGGCGTGCCGATCTGGTACGGGTCCAGGACGACAGTGGCCGGCCTCCGCGCGTTTGCTCGGTCTGGCGCGAGGGGGCCCGCGTTGCGTGA